A genomic window from Camelina sativa cultivar DH55 chromosome 2, Cs, whole genome shotgun sequence includes:
- the LOC104724584 gene encoding transcription factor bHLH145-like, translating to MGQERGFWFPTQRLSSLSSISLSQLGKQDLNLTSKTCGDTTDMFSTRGSYFNESYGWVNGSSHLQQQFLPPQNQCMVKQMPLKVDGVILRKVEGQCSQKRFLVFDQSGDKTTLLLTSDIRKSFETLKQPACPDMKEELKRSNNDFFVYQGMQGNSEPDLKEDTEELNALLYSEDESDYCSEEDEVTSPSTVVSSAHRGQEETFNVESYGQTLQAKKRKMLESSAPVLEASNEKMLDDHESSCGSCDNTGISFLKRSKPSINKIGEEKIFETVSLLRSIVPGEELVDPILVIDRAIDYLKSLKMEAENRGHETLYLHDI from the coding sequence ATGGGACAAGAACGTGGTTTCTGGTTTCCTACTCAGCGTTTGAGTTCATTGTCTTCCATATCTTTGTCTCAACTTGGAAAGCAAGACTTGAACTTAACATCTAAAACCTGCGGCGACACCACCGACATGTTTTCTACTCGGGGGTCCTATTTTAACGAGTCTTATGGTTGGGTTAATGGGTCATCTCACCTGCAGCAGCAGTTCTTGCCTCCTCAAAATCAATGTATGGTGAAGCAGATGCCTCTTAAAGTAGATGGTGTTATACTACGTAAAGTTGAGGGCCAATGTAGTCAGAAGAGGTTCCTAGTGTTTGATCAGTCAGGAGATAAGACGACTCTGCTACTCACTTCCGATATCCGGAAATCTTTTGAGACCTTGAAACAACCTGCCTGTCCTGATATGAAGGAAGAACTCAAAAGAAGCAACaacgatttttttgtttatcaaggAATGCAAGGAAATAGCGAACCGGATTTGAAGGAGGACACGGAAGAACTAAATGCATTGCTTTACTCCGAAGACGAGAGTGACTATTGttctgaagaagatgaggttACAAGCCCAAGCACTGTAGTATCATCAGCCCATAGGGGCCAAGAAGAAACATTTAATGTTGAAAGCTATGGACAAACATTACAAgctaaaaagagaaagatgctCGAGAGCTCAGCGCCTGTTCTTGAAGCCTCGAATGAGAAAATGCTTGACGACCATGAATCGAGCTGCGGTAGTTGTGACAATACGGGGATTAGCTTTCTGAAACGTTCCAAGCCGTCTATCAACAAGAtaggagaagagaagatattTGAGACCGTAAGCCTTTTGCGCAGTATAGTCCCCGGGGAAGAATTGGTAGACCCCATCTTAGTGATCGATAGAGCTATTGATTACCTCAAGTCATTGAAGATGGAAGCCGAGAATCGAGGACATGAGACTCTTTATTTGCATGATATCTAA
- the LOC104724592 gene encoding probable protein S-acyltransferase 9: MARRVFEAWKGSNKFLFGGRLIFGPDVWSLPFTILLIVTPVCFFSVFVATHLRQELLPNNAGHAFLVAGVLLTVFVLILLFITSARDPGIVPRNMHPPEEEICYDTTISSDGRQTPTVQIPRTKEVMVYGVPVRVKYCDTCMLYRPPRCSHCSICNNCVERFDHHCPWVGQCIGVRNYRYFFMFVSSATLLCIYLFSMSALYVKVMMDNHQGTVWRAMRESPWAVLLMIYCFISLWFVGGLTGFHLYLITTNQTTYENFRYRSDNRINVYNRGCSNNFFEIFCSKGKPSRNDFRAFVKEESPRNIRLATTWERAEGENREERRQKVEDELDIDEDIMNLQQRSNVEDGSDSGHQKIDIDIMRVESSERAPTIRSEARHGNWGARSSNAQEDIVDVSSSVRESRSYAAAEEGR; encoded by the exons ATGGCCAGACGGGTCTTCGAAGCCTGGAAGGGAAGCAAT AAGTTTTTATTTGGTGGGAGATTGATATTTGGGCCAGATGTTTGGTCTCTTCCTTTTACCATACTGCTCATTGTTACTCcagtttgtttcttctctgtatTTGTTGCAACACATCTTCGCCAAGAGCTCTTACCAAACAACGCTGGACATGCCTTCTTAGTGGCAGGAGTTCTCCTTACTGTCTtt GTACTGATCCTTCTCTTCATCACTTCTGCGCGGGATCCTGGAATCGTTCCAAGAAATATGCATCCGCCAGAGGAAGAGATATGCTATGATACAACTATATCAAGTGATGGAAGACAAACACCCACTGTTCAAATTCCTAGGACCAAGGAAGTCATGGTTTATGGTGTTCCTGTTAGAGTTAAATATTGCGATACCTGCATGCTTTACCGGCCTCCTCGTTGCTCCCATTGTTCCATTTGCAACAACTGCGTTGAGCGTTTTGATCATCATTGCCCTTGGGTTGGCCAATGCATTGGAGTG AGAAACTATAGGTACTTCTTTATGTTTGTTTCCTCTGCAACTCTTCTCTGCATCTACCTATTTTCGATGTCTGCTTTATACGTCAAAGTTATGATGGATAACCATCAAGGCACTGTGTGGAGGGCAATGAGAGAATCACCCTGGGCGGTTTTGttgatgatatattgctttataTCTCTGTGGTTTGTTGGAGGGCTTACTGGTTTTCACTTGTACCTCATTACCACAAACCAG ACGACGTATGAGAATTTCCGGTACAGATCAGACAATAGAATCAACGTTTATAACCGTGGCtgttcaaacaatttttttgagatattttgCTCAAAAGGTAAACCGTCGAGGAATGACTTCAGAGCGTTTGTCAAAGAAGAATCTCCTAGGAATATTAGGTTGGCTACTACATGGGAACGAGCAGAAGGAGAAAATAGGGAGGAACGGCGTCAGAAGGTGGAAGACGAGCTAGACATCGATGAAGATATTATGAACCTACAGCAACGTTCTAATGTAGAAGATGGAAGTGATTCAGGGCATCAAAAAATCGATATTGACATTATGAGAGTCGAGTCTAGTGAGAGAGCACCGACGATTCGATCAGAAGCTAGGCATGGTAACTGGGGAGCAAGAAGCAGCAACGCACAGGAAGATATAGTTGATGTGTCTTCTTCAGTCAGGGAAAGTAGAAGCTATGCAGCTGCAGAGGAGGGACGGTGA